DNA sequence from the Uloborus diversus isolate 005 chromosome 1, Udiv.v.3.1, whole genome shotgun sequence genome:
GAGCTCCTGTCAGACAGCAGCAACGCGAACTGCATTACGTGGGAAGGGACCAACGGTGAATTCAAATTAACAGATCCAGACGAAGTCGCCAGGAGGTGGGGCGAGAGAAAAAGCAAGCCCAACATGAACTACGATAAACTGAGTCGGGCCCTCCGATACTACTACGACAAGAACATTATGACCAAAGTGCACGGCAAACGCTATGCCTACAAATTTGATTTCCAGGGTCTGGCACAAGCAACACAGCCCACTGCGGCAGACCCTACTTACAAGTACCAGTCGGACCTTTTCATGTCAGGCTACCATCACAGTCCCAAACTGAACTTCGTCGGGGCTCATACGGGAATACCTTCCACGACGGGTAGCATTTTCCCAGCCCCGACATCTTACTGGACAAATCCCAGTGCCAATCTGTATTCGAACATTGCAGCTGCATCGACTCACACGATGCCGCATCATCCAGGTCATGTGACGTCACACATCGGATCGTATCCGCATTATGCATGACAACATCATCCGAGCCACATGTCGACCGAATGGTCTACAGATTGGCTATTTTCTACCAT
Encoded proteins:
- the LOC129222303 gene encoding transcriptional regulator ERG homolog, with the protein product MQGKPDFYGSASPVANLPMLFTEPAYKGAWGSPSPTQAQGYPHNTIGGMTKTSLDAHTHPHIRNMQDPYQMFGPTSSRLATSGSGQIQLWQFLLELLSDSSNANCITWEGTNGEFKLTDPDEVARRWGERKSKPNMNYDKLSRALRYYYDKNIMTKVHGKRYAYKFDFQGLAQATQPTAADPTYKYQSDLFMSGYHHSPKLNFVGAHTGIPSTTGSIFPAPTSYWTNPSANLYSNIAAASTHTMPHHPGHVTSHIGSYPHYA